From Rhodococcus sp. B7740:
GCGCACCGCGAGGGTCGATGGGGAGTCTCGCGGTGGGACCGGCAAGCGATGGAGTGGGTAGGAGAAGGCACCGGAACATTTCTCGACCCTTCGCTGTGGTATCCCGGTCAGCCGTTGTTGGTTACGGCCAACGACCACGAGGCGAGGATCTACAACGGAGATACCGGCGTTGTGGTGTTGGGAGACAACGGGACTCCGATGGCGGCGTTCGCTCGAGGTCGCGGCCACGTGTTGATTCACCCGAATGTGCTCTCCTCGGTACACACCGTGTACGCAATGACGATCCACCGCAGCCAAGGCAGTCAGTACGACACGGTCTCGGTTCTGCTGCCGGCCGAGGCATCGACGCTGTTGACGCGAGAACTGCTGTACACCGCCATCACCCGCGCACGATCGCACGTTCGAGTGATCGGTACCGAGGAGGCCATCCGCGAGGGCGTCGAACGTCAGGTGCTGCGGGCGAGCGGGCTGCGCCGAAAGATCCTGTAGCTCGTTCGATCGTGTTCGTCACCGGCACGCATGCCGGTCTGCCCTCGTCACGACGTCCATGCTGTGTGCGACCAGAAGCCATGTGCGGGCCAGGTTCTTCCATACCCCGACGTTGTTGCCAGTCGCGTCGGCGGAGGGGCGAGCCCGAACGGCGGCCGATCGATGCAGCGACAGAGCTCGCGCTTTCAGCGCGTCGATATCGCCGTCGGCGCACACCGATCGAACGGTGTGCGCATCGACGCGGCGACCGACCAACTGGCACAACGCTTGCAGTGACCTCAGCTCGGCAGGCACGTCCTCGGATGTCTCCGACGGGCTTTCGGTCGTTGTGCCGGACGTGCGACCGACGAACCCGCGCTGCAGGTCGACCGGTCCCGACGACGCAGCGTCGGCCGCGACGCTCCACACGCTCAGGAACGACGGATGTGGGACGTTCCAGAGCTCCCGGAACGCGCTAGTGATCATCTCCGCGACGAGCGCTGCATCTGCTCGGGTGTCGGTGCGCGTGAGATCGATGATCGACCCGTCTGCGACCGGCTTGCCTCGATCCAGCCAACCGAAGTCGAGGAGCTGCACATCCATGGCCGTTGCGTCCGGGGCATCCGGGTACAGCAGTGACGGCAGCGCTGCCACCGACACCAGCACGCCGCCGTCCGTCGCTGCCACGTCGATGTACGGCCGCAATCCGCGCTCACCGGGGCTCGCCTGGGCAGCGGAAACCGTGATGCAGTCCCGTCTCGGCAGGGTCCGAAGACGGGAGTGCAGGTTTTCGGTGAACGTGGCCCACGCGAGCGCGGTGGCGGAGTCGAAATGGCCGTTCTGCAATGCGGTCACGATGCGAACCCTCTTCTCGGACGAGAACTGATGCCTGTATCCGAGACCGTAGCGAGAGGGTCCGACAAGAACCTGGGTCAGTAGACGTCGCGAAGGTAGCGCTTGGATCGCTTGAGGTCGTTGACGTAGTCCTCGGCGGCGTCGGGGGAGCGGCCACCGTGCTCGGCGACGATCTCGTGCAGTGCCTCGTCGACACTCTTGGCCATCCGAGCCGCATCGCCGCACACGTAGATCAGCGCACCCGCTTCGAGCCACCCGTACAGCTCCTTGCCTGCCGCACGCATGCGGTGCTGAACGTAGATCTTCTGGGGCTGGTCGCGAGAGAAGGCCAGATCGAGTCGAGTCAGCAGACCGTCGCGCTCGAAATCGACCAGTTCGTCCTCGTACAGGAAGTCGCTCGCTCGATGCTGATCGCCGAAGAACAGCCAGTTCTCGCCTGTTGCGCCCCGGGCTCGACGCTCGTGCAGAAAAGCTCGGAACGGTGCCACTCCGGTTCCCGGCCCGATCATGATGATCGGGGTGTCGTCGGATGGAAGGCGGAACGATTTGTTGGCCGACAGGAACACCCCGGCTTGCTGTTGCTCCCCGACGCGGTCGGCCAGATACGTCGAGCAGACGCCGCCGCGATCACGCTCGGCGGACCGATAACGGACCGTGGACACGGTCAGATGCACGGTGCCCTCGTGCGCGAGCGGAGACGAGGAAATCGAGTACACCCGGTGTTGCAGTGGTCGCAGCAGTCCGAGGAACTCGGCTGGATCGAACGCTCCCGACCGATCGAGGTCGAGAACGTCCACGACGTCCCGACCCCACGTCCAGGCGTCGAACGACGCGCGGTCGCCGTTCTGCAGAACGTGATCGAGCTCGGCGTCACCGGCGCGTTCGGCCACGGCCTCGATCAGATCCATGGACGGGATGCCGATCTCGTAGTCCGTGGTCAAGGCATCGGCCAGGGTGATCTCACCGGATTTGGTGTGGACAGCGGTGTCGGCAGGCACTCCGAGACGCTCGATCACGGCCGTGACCAGCGCTGCGTCGTTGACGGGTTTGACGCCGAATCCGTCGCCGGCCTCGTAGGCGATGCCGCTCTCGCCGAGCGCGATCGAGAAGTGTCGAACTTCCTTGGCCGATGTGGGGCCGGAGAGACGTCGGTTGCCCAGAATCTGCGCGCGGTAGGGATTCTTCCGATTCCACGGTGAGCGCTTCGATGCGGTCTTGGTGGCGCCGAGATCGCCGGTTCGAGCGTCGATGTCCTGTACCTGCCTTGCGGTAGTCGTCTTGTGAGCCGACTGGGAGGTCGACTCGTTCGAACACTAATCGGGGCCACTCACTCGCGGTGCAGGACCTCGATTCCGTCGACGGAGAACACGACGTCGTATCCGCTCGCCAGCGCCCGGTCGATCGCCTGACGGTCGCCGGTCTCGTCCGTCGGCCACCCCGCAGGTCGTTGCCGGTTGACGACGATCCAATCCGGGACGGTCGAATCGGTCGTACGCTGCGGAAAGACCGAGACCTCGTGGTCGGCGACGAGTTGAGCCACGAGATTGTTCGACGCCGCAACCCGATCACCGGCGGGAATCCACTCGGAGATCTCCCGTGCGGTCGCGGCCTGCGGATCGATCGTCCATTCCTGCGCGTGCACCACACGTGACATGGGCAGGAAAGGCAGCGCGATGACCGCGAAGGCTGCCACGAACGCGACGATCAGCTTCCGGCCACGTTCGGTGAGCTGACCGTGGCGGTGGCTACGCGCCAACGCGTCGAGCAGGGCGACGAACACGATGACCATCAGGATCGCGTTGTAGTGGTAGATCGGCTTCCAGAAGTTGGTGTTGTCGCTGAGAAAGCGCCACGCGACCGTCGGGACCGCGACCAGGAGCAGTGGCGATCTCAGGGCGAAGAAGCCGGTGACCGCGAGAAGCAGAAAGGCGGTGGCCGCCCGTGAATCGCCGGCAACCAATCCGTGCGCGGTGCCGGCTATGCCCTCGCCGAGCGGAGGCAGCTTCGAGCCCTGATCGTACGAGTTGTCCGAGCTGAGGGCCGGGATGATCACCTTGACCGCGAGCACTACCCAGGTCAGTCCCCAGACAGCAGTCAGCGTCCCTGCAAGGCGCGTTCGGCCGGTCGTCCACAGCGCCACCAACGCCCCGATGACGATCACCGTAAGGCCCATGTCCTCTTTGACGAACACCAACGGTAGAGCCCAGGCCAGGGCCGGCAGCCAATGCTGTCGGACCAGCGCGACCATCGACATGGCCAGCAGGGGCATCGCGAACGCCACCTCGTGGAAATCGAAGTTCAGCGCGGCCTGCACGCCCCACGACAGTCCGAACGCCGCGGCCGTCACGATGCCCACGACCGTGCCGAATTTCTGTACCGCCAGTCGGCTGATCGGAATCACTGCGAGCGCGAACAGCACCGCTTGTGCGATCAGCAGTGTCTCGGCGTGCGGGAACAGTCGGTAGAGGGGCCCCAGCAACGCGGTGATGGGCGAGAAGTGATCGCCGAGCGTGTTGTAGCCGGTGCCGAGCAGGTCGGATGTCGGCGCGCGAAACTGCGAGTACGACGCGATCTGTTGGACGAATATCCCGAGGTCGAATCCGGACGTACGGAGCTGGCGATGGCCGAGGACGGACATCACCGAATACAGGGTCGCCAGCACGGCGAAGGAGACGACCGGCACCAGCGTCTCGGCGGAACGGAACGCCGAGCGCCGGTCTGTGGTGGCTGTTTCGTCGGTCGCTGTGTCGACACTGTCGGCATCGGTGACGACCGTGGATTTCTCGGTAGTGGTCACGAGAAGGCATGTCTACCGGACCGACGTGAGATGTTCCTGAGAACCGCCGGTCAGCGCTTGCGCTTCTTCGCTGGTTTGCGTCGCGGCGGCTGCGAGGTGAGGTGGTAGTAGAGCGCATCCTCGGAGTCCTCGACCACCACATCGATGAAGTCGCCGACTTCGAGGTAATCGTCGACGGCGATCCGGTCGGTCGAGCCGATGACTGCTTTCACCGATCGAGCGGGAACGAGGCCCCTACGGCCGTCCGGTCCGACGGCGAGTGCATAGCGTGGACCGGTACGGGTGACCCTGGCGCTGATGAAGTCCGGGTCCTTCGGTATCGGGTCGGCCGCGAGCACACCCCCGTCCTTCGACGCGGCCGTCAACGAGTCGAGCTGCGCGGCCAGATCGTCGGCCATCGCATCCACCTGATCGAGCAGGTGGGCCATGTGTGCGGCGTAGTCGGTGTGCTTCTTGGTCGGCTTGAGCGCCTCACCGGGCTTGTACATGTCTTCGTGGGTCAGCTCGCCCCAGGCGTCCTGCAGGCGCGTCTTGACCTGAACTTCCACTTTCACATCGAGATCACCCTGATGCGTTGCGACTCGGACGACCAGCACCGCGTGGTACGCGCGATAGCCACTCGGCTTGGGAAAGGCGACGTAATCGGTCGGTGGTTGCGCGAACCGAACAGAGCATTCCGGGTCGTTGCACGCACGCTCGAGAGCAGCGACGAACGTCAGCTGATCGCGCGGGGTCTTGCAGAGCACCTTGACGCCGACGAGATCGGGCAGAGCCTCGGCGACGGCATCGGCGTCGGTCGGCTCGGTGATGCGGCCCTCGGAGAGATAGCGGCGCAGTTTGTCGGCCGATCTGCCCGGGTCCTTGATGCGTGCCGTCTGCGCATTCAGTCGGTCTCGATCGACGTCCTCGAGAATCTCGTCGGCGATGGTCTCGAGGAAATTCTGCGCAGTGACGAGAGCGGCTTCCCACGCTCGACGACGCTGCAGGTACAGCTCTTCGACCAAGTCGTCGATACTCGTTGCCGATGTCACGATGCCGAGGTTAACGCAGAAGTACCGCCGATCCTGTCGGCGGCGCGCATTCGAGCTGTGGCGTGACTGTGTGCGGTTTACGCTCTACCGCATGACCGTGGCTTCGGAACAGAAGGACGACTTCGTCGAGCAGTTCGATCCCTTCCGTCGTGAGTTGCTCGCGCACTGCTATCGCATGACCGGGTCGATCCACGATGCCGAGGACCTGTTGCAGGAGACGTACATTCGCGCCTGGCGGGGGTACGCAAAGTACGAGGGCCGTTCGTCCCTGCGCACATGGCTGTACCGAATCGCAACCAACACCTGTCTCACCGCTCTGGACGGCCGGGCGAAACGCCCCCTGCCGACGGGCTTGGGTGCACCGAGTTCAGGCCCCACCGACGAACTCGTGCAGAACAACGAGATTCCGTGGTTGGAGCCGATTGCAGATTCCGATCTGGCGGATGCGAGTGATCCCGCATCGATCGTGGTGGCGAAGGAATCCGTGCGGCTCGCCTTCGTCGCCTCATTGCAACATCTGTCGTCGCGACAACGCGCGGTGCTGCTGATGCGCGAAGTGTTGCAGTGGAAAGCGTCGGAGGTTGCCGAGGTTCTCGCCACGACGACGACCGCGGTCAACAGCCTCCTGCAGCGAGCCAGGGAGCGCCTCGACGAGATCGCGCCCGATTTGGACGACATCGAGCCGATCGAATCGGCAGAACTGCAGCAACTGCTCGCCCAGTACGTGGACTGTTTCGAGGCCTACGACATCGACCGGTTGGTCACGTTGTTCACCACTGACGCGGTGTGGGAGATGCCGCCGTTCGTCGGGTGGTACCAGGGCGGCGAGACGATCGGATCGCTCATCCGCAACAACTGCCCGGCAAACGGCGCGGGCGATATGCGGATGGTGTCGACATCTGCCAACGGACAACCGGCATACGGGTTGTACATGTTGGGTGAGGACGGTGTGCACCGGCCGTTCCAGCTGCACGTGCTCGATGTCGATGCCAGAGGGGTCGGACACGTGGCCTGCTTCTTCGATCTGACTCTGTTCGATCGATTCGGATTGCCCGACCGCCTCTAGAACAAAGGTCGGTCAGCTCTCCGAGACGGCGGACGGGTCCATCCACATCACTTCCCACACATGATTGTCGAGATCTCGGAACGCCCTTCCGTACATGAACCCGTGGTCCTGTGGTTCCATCCACTTCGATCCACCCGCGGCGATCGCCGCGTCGGTGAGCGAATCGACCTCGTGGCGGCTGTCTGCAGAGATGCACATCAGCACCTCTCGGGCCGAGCCGGTGTCGCAGATCGAGTCCGAAATGAAGTCCTCGAATCGCGCGGTGGCCAGGAACATCACCGTCGCCTGGTCGCTGACGATCATGGAAGCGGTGTTCTCGTCGCTGAACATGTCGTTGAACTCGAATCCGAGACCCTCGAAGAATGCGCGGGTGGCGACGACGTCGCGAACGGGCATGTTGGCGAACAACAAACGTGACATGGGTACACACCTTTTCCGTGAAGAACCTGCTGCGTCGAACCGTCGAACAACGGTCTTGCTCGTACTGACAGCTGTCGATCCGAAAAGTCATCGGGTGAAGATGTGCCGACACGACGCGACCCCGCCGAGCGGGTGCTCGACGGGGTCGCGGACTGCGAAGCTGAAGGGGGCGTGTAGCTATCGCGGGATCTGCTGGCTATCGCGTGATCTGCGCGAGGCGCGACAACATGCGCGAGAAGACGTGGCCGTCGTTGCCGAGATCTGCGTAGGGGTCGGATGCCTCGTCCGACTCGGTGGTGCCGGGCGTTGCCGCAGCAAGCGTGCGCGCCAACCGGGTGCGACGCTCGATGGCGTCGAGGATGGTGGCGTCCAGCGTTGAAACTTCGTCGAAGAGCTGGTCGACGTCAGCTGTCGCGATGTCGGCACTGTCGGTGCCAATTGCGAGCGAATCGATCTGAACAGTCACATCGTCTCCTTTTGTTCGCGTCCTGAGGTGTGAGTCGTTCGGTCGGCCGGAACCGTTACAGCTCCATCCGAGTAAAAACGATGTTTCGTCGCCCAAACCAACATGCCCACTCGACGGGCCTGGGCCAACCTCTTCGGGGTGTGATGCTGCATACAGTCCGGTCGGTTCCGCTACCTGCGGGTTCTTCGGACGGAACGGCTCGAAGGATTCTTCTCGCGATGTTCCGGGTAGCCGTGGAGCGGATACGTCGACTTTCGAGGAGTGAACGATGCGTTACGACTACCTGATCATCGGTGGGGGAATGGTTGCGGACAGCGCAGCTCGCGGAATCCGCGAGCAGGACGCGACGGGCTCCATCGGAATACTCGGCGCGGACCCCGACGCGCCGTACACCCGGCCGGCGCTGTCGAAGAAGCTGTGGACCGACCCGGAATTCGGCCGCGATCAGGTCTCGCTCGACACGACGTCCGACACCGACGCATCGGTGCACACCGGAACTCGGGTGTTATCGGTCGACCGCTCGAACTCGTCGGTCACCACGGAATCCGGAGACACCCACGAGTACGGAAAGCTGCTCCTGGCAACGGGGGCGACGCCGACGCGCATCGAACTGACCCCCAGCCCGCGCGTGGTGTACTTCCGCACCTTCGCCGACTACCGGGCGCTGCGTGAACTGACGAAGACCGCCGACCACATCGCCGTGGTCGGCGGCGGATATATCGGCACAGAGATCGCAGCTGCGCTGTCTCTCCAGGATGTGAAGGTCACACTGGTCACGTCGGACTCCGTGCTCGGCGGACACATGTTTCCGCAGAGCCTGGCTGCCGGCTTCGACAAGGGTTTCGCCGGCCACGGTGTGACCGTGCGCAGAGGAACGAGGGTCGTTTCCGGAGCCGAGGCGTCGGCGCGCGTACAACTGCAACTCGACGACGGTTCGACCGTGGAGGCGGACGGAGTCGTGTTCGGACTCGGCGTGCGACCCGACACGGAACTGGCCGAGGCCGCGGGGCTGGCAGTCGACGACGGCGTGATCGTCGACGAGTTTCTTCGCACCGAGGACGAACGCGTCTACGCCGCCGGTGACGTGGCGAACTACCCCGACGCCATTCTCGGACGCCGACGCATAGAGCATGTCGACAATGCGACCGAGATGGGTAAGGCTGCCGGACGCAACATGGCCGGTGCCGCAGATCCCTACACGTACACCCCGTACTTCTACTCCGACGTGTACGACGACGGCTATCAAGCGATCGGCACGGTGTCCACGACGCTGACCGTCGTCGAGGACTGGAAAT
This genomic window contains:
- a CDS encoding TY-Chap domain-containing protein; this translates as MTALQNGHFDSATALAWATFTENLHSRLRTLPRRDCITVSAAQASPGERGLRPYIDVAATDGGVLVSVAALPSLLYPDAPDATAMDVQLLDFGWLDRGKPVADGSIIDLTRTDTRADAALVAEMITSAFRELWNVPHPSFLSVWSVAADAASSGPVDLQRGFVGRTSGTTTESPSETSEDVPAELRSLQALCQLVGRRVDAHTVRSVCADGDIDALKARALSLHRSAAVRARPSADATGNNVGVWKNLARTWLLVAHSMDVVTRADRHACR
- a CDS encoding DUF2079 domain-containing protein, which produces MTTTEKSTVVTDADSVDTATDETATTDRRSAFRSAETLVPVVSFAVLATLYSVMSVLGHRQLRTSGFDLGIFVQQIASYSQFRAPTSDLLGTGYNTLGDHFSPITALLGPLYRLFPHAETLLIAQAVLFALAVIPISRLAVQKFGTVVGIVTAAAFGLSWGVQAALNFDFHEVAFAMPLLAMSMVALVRQHWLPALAWALPLVFVKEDMGLTVIVIGALVALWTTGRTRLAGTLTAVWGLTWVVLAVKVIIPALSSDNSYDQGSKLPPLGEGIAGTAHGLVAGDSRAATAFLLLAVTGFFALRSPLLLVAVPTVAWRFLSDNTNFWKPIYHYNAILMVIVFVALLDALARSHRHGQLTERGRKLIVAFVAAFAVIALPFLPMSRVVHAQEWTIDPQAATAREISEWIPAGDRVAASNNLVAQLVADHEVSVFPQRTTDSTVPDWIVVNRQRPAGWPTDETGDRQAIDRALASGYDVVFSVDGIEVLHRE
- a CDS encoding GTP pyrophosphokinase, with protein sequence MTSATSIDDLVEELYLQRRRAWEAALVTAQNFLETIADEILEDVDRDRLNAQTARIKDPGRSADKLRRYLSEGRITEPTDADAVAEALPDLVGVKVLCKTPRDQLTFVAALERACNDPECSVRFAQPPTDYVAFPKPSGYRAYHAVLVVRVATHQGDLDVKVEVQVKTRLQDAWGELTHEDMYKPGEALKPTKKHTDYAAHMAHLLDQVDAMADDLAAQLDSLTAASKDGGVLAADPIPKDPDFISARVTRTGPRYALAVGPDGRRGLVPARSVKAVIGSTDRIAVDDYLEVGDFIDVVVEDSEDALYYHLTSQPPRRKPAKKRKR
- a CDS encoding sigma-70 family RNA polymerase sigma factor, encoding MTVASEQKDDFVEQFDPFRRELLAHCYRMTGSIHDAEDLLQETYIRAWRGYAKYEGRSSLRTWLYRIATNTCLTALDGRAKRPLPTGLGAPSSGPTDELVQNNEIPWLEPIADSDLADASDPASIVVAKESVRLAFVASLQHLSSRQRAVLLMREVLQWKASEVAEVLATTTTAVNSLLQRARERLDEIAPDLDDIEPIESAELQQLLAQYVDCFEAYDIDRLVTLFTTDAVWEMPPFVGWYQGGETIGSLIRNNCPANGAGDMRMVSTSANGQPAYGLYMLGEDGVHRPFQLHVLDVDARGVGHVACFFDLTLFDRFGLPDRL
- a CDS encoding VOC family protein; translated protein: MSRLLFANMPVRDVVATRAFFEGLGFEFNDMFSDENTASMIVSDQATVMFLATARFEDFISDSICDTGSAREVLMCISADSRHEVDSLTDAAIAAGGSKWMEPQDHGFMYGRAFRDLDNHVWEVMWMDPSAVSES
- a CDS encoding NAD(P)/FAD-dependent oxidoreductase; the protein is MRYDYLIIGGGMVADSAARGIREQDATGSIGILGADPDAPYTRPALSKKLWTDPEFGRDQVSLDTTSDTDASVHTGTRVLSVDRSNSSVTTESGDTHEYGKLLLATGATPTRIELTPSPRVVYFRTFADYRALRELTKTADHIAVVGGGYIGTEIAAALSLQDVKVTLVTSDSVLGGHMFPQSLAAGFDKGFAGHGVTVRRGTRVVSGAEASARVQLQLDDGSTVEADGVVFGLGVRPDTELAEAAGLAVDDGVIVDEFLRTEDERVYAAGDVANYPDAILGRRRIEHVDNATEMGKAAGRNMAGAADPYTYTPYFYSDVYDDGYQAIGTVSTTLTVVEDWKSVGKEGVVYYLDDDAVVRGVLMWNVWEGLDVARSLLAEKKPQTEQSLRGLI